In Candidatus Binataceae bacterium, the following proteins share a genomic window:
- a CDS encoding YraN family protein: protein MTGRIRRLLGRLFRRVHYDSNRALGRRGEALAARHLRRHGYRVLARNVRAGGVEVDLVALDGPTLVFIEVKARRTEAAGAPQEAVDWRKQRR, encoded by the coding sequence ATGACCGGTCGGATAAGGCGTCTGCTGGGGCGGCTGTTTCGCCGCGTCCATTACGATAGCAATCGCGCTCTGGGCCGGCGCGGCGAGGCTCTAGCCGCCCGCCATTTGCGTCGGCACGGCTACCGCGTGCTGGCGCGCAATGTGCGGGCCGGCGGTGTGGAAGTGGACTTGGTGGCCTTGGATGGGCCGACGCTGGTATTTATCGAGGTAAAGGCGCGCCGCACCGAGGCTGCCGGAGCGCCGCAGGAAGCAGTGGATTGGCGCAAACAGCGGCGCC
- the gatC gene encoding Asp-tRNA(Asn)/Glu-tRNA(Gln) amidotransferase subunit GatC yields the protein MALRSAMTLERVYDIARLARLELSPEEAQAMVSDLEKILDYVEQLNQLDTSAVAPTAQVGDMLGGLREDNASNTDRAQEMLANAPAQQEQMFRVPNIIE from the coding sequence ATGGCTTTGCGCAGCGCAATGACTTTAGAGCGGGTTTACGATATCGCGCGGCTGGCACGGCTTGAGCTGAGCCCCGAGGAAGCGCAGGCGATGGTAAGCGATTTGGAGAAGATCCTGGATTACGTCGAACAGCTCAACCAGCTCGACACCAGCGCGGTCGCGCCTACCGCCCAGGTTGGCGACATGCTGGGCGGCCTGCGCGAAGACAACGCCAGCAATACTGACCGCGCGCAGGAAATGCTGGCCAATGCACCCGCCCAGCAGGAGCAAATGTTCCGGGTGCCCAACATTATTGAATAA